The following proteins come from a genomic window of Montipora capricornis isolate CH-2021 chromosome 9, ASM3666992v2, whole genome shotgun sequence:
- the LOC138015808 gene encoding G2/M phase-specific E3 ubiquitin-protein ligase-like: MTSTNLLLSVLRVKQRSMVVDLAGSTSLYFSSLFFHHAHNSSCLKIDAATVDNIKEVYSEVQTLLAEAGFPQVLSVSNKLEAITGLCVHSVILSRKAELDQFAVGLGPVLGVAMKYPDMMKSVFVSCSEPASVSVTPAAFKDLLVFEDVQDKVKEYFLEYIEEEADRLPGLLMFCTGVNQIPPLGFHSPDKITVLELQPKCGPLPNANTCPQELELPCIHDNFEDFKESLNKALDIQGSGFGIV, from the exons ATGACATCAACAAACCTGTTGTTGTCTGTTTTGAGGGTGAAGCAGCGGTCGATGGTGGTGGACCTGGCAGGGAGTACTTCACTCTACTTCTCAAGTCTATTCTTTCACCATGCACACAATTCAAGTTGTTTGAAG ATTGATGCTGCCACAGTGGACAACATAAAAGAGGTCTATTCTGAAGTCCAAACTCTTCTTGCAGAAGCAGGCTTTCCCCAAGTACTGTCAGTATCCAATAAGTTAGAAGCGATAACTGGATTATGCGTGCACTCTGTCATTCTGTCAAGAAAGGCTGAGCTAGACCAGTTTGCTGTTGGCCTTGGACCTGTCCTTGGAGTAGCCATGAAGTACCCTGATATGATGAAGTCCGTGTTTGTTAGTTGCTCAGAGCCTGCATCTGTCAGTGTTACACCAGCAGCATTTAAAGACTTACTGGTTTTTGAAGATGTGCAGGATAAAGTAAAAGAGTACTTCCTAGAGTACATAGAAGAAGAAG cTGACAGATTGCCAGGTCTCTTAATGTTCTGCACAGGGGTGAATCAAATACCACCATTAGGGTTTCACAGTCCTGATAAAATAACTGTGCTGGAGCTTCAGCCTAAATGTGGACCCCTTCCAAATGCCAATACATGTCCCCAGGAACTGGAACTACCGTGCATACATGACAATTTTGAGGATTTTAAAGAAAGCTTAAACAAAGCTTTAGACATCCAAGGCAGTGGTTTTGGTATAGTGTAA